Proteins co-encoded in one Lichenicola cladoniae genomic window:
- a CDS encoding SMP-30/gluconolactonase/LRE family protein: MSDEVIELAVDAGATIGESPTWSASEAALYWIDVKKPALYRYHPESGAQRAWPLPSDIGAFVLDDDLSGAVVALRTGVFALDFASGRLTLLAPPPFDPALHRFNEGACDVTGRFWVGVMFDPLQPGVCVPIAASLHSFTRAGGLKPEPDAAELHNGMAWSADSRQFLLSHSQAGVIWSFDFEPESGRLSHRRTFAAIPKGDGLPDGAAVDTDGGYWCALHGAGRLRRFNKDGSIDCDIVLPVSQPTMCAFAGPKLDTLYVTSAADKLSDAQRRAEPHAGGLLRLRPSRTGVPRRCTLASA; this comes from the coding sequence ATGTCCGACGAAGTGATCGAGCTGGCTGTGGACGCAGGTGCTACGATTGGGGAATCACCAACGTGGTCCGCCTCCGAAGCAGCACTCTACTGGATCGACGTCAAGAAGCCGGCACTCTACCGTTATCATCCAGAAAGCGGCGCGCAGCGGGCATGGCCGCTTCCGTCCGACATTGGTGCGTTCGTGCTGGACGATGACCTCTCCGGCGCCGTCGTAGCGCTCCGCACCGGCGTCTTCGCACTGGATTTCGCATCGGGCAGGCTGACGCTGCTCGCCCCGCCCCCGTTCGACCCGGCGTTGCACCGCTTCAACGAGGGCGCCTGCGACGTGACCGGTCGCTTCTGGGTGGGCGTGATGTTCGACCCGCTGCAGCCAGGGGTGTGCGTGCCGATCGCCGCCTCGTTGCACAGCTTCACCAGGGCAGGTGGGCTGAAGCCGGAACCCGACGCAGCAGAGCTGCATAATGGCATGGCGTGGAGCGCCGATAGTCGGCAATTTCTGCTCTCGCACAGTCAGGCGGGCGTGATCTGGAGCTTCGACTTCGAGCCCGAGAGCGGCCGGCTAAGTCATCGTCGTACCTTCGCTGCAATCCCCAAAGGGGACGGCTTGCCCGATGGCGCCGCCGTCGATACCGACGGTGGCTACTGGTGCGCGCTACACGGGGCAGGCCGGCTACGTCGTTTCAACAAGGATGGCAGCATTGACTGCGACATCGTGCTCCCGGTCAGCCAGCCAACTATGTGTGCTTTCGCCGGCCCGAAGCTCGACACGCTCTACGTCACCAGCGCCGCCGACAAGCTCAGCGATGCTCAGCGACGTGCCGAACCACATGCTGGCGGACTGCTGCGGCTCCGGCCCAGCCGGACCGGCGTGCCGCGCCGCTGCACACTAGCATCCGCCTGA
- a CDS encoding nucleotidyltransferase family protein, with the protein MSPALASDPVLVHLRTALTGLYGSRLERVLLFGSRARGDAQPQSDYDVAVFLEPLHDRWAELDRLADLRVRFLDETGAFIDAKPYSTAAYGDPTPLMHEIRREGLDL; encoded by the coding sequence ATGTCCCCTGCCCTGGCCAGCGACCCGGTCCTCGTCCACCTCCGCACAGCCCTGACCGGGCTCTATGGCTCGCGTCTTGAGCGGGTCTTGCTGTTCGGGTCCCGGGCCCGCGGTGATGCCCAGCCCCAGTCCGACTATGACGTTGCCGTATTCCTTGAGCCGCTGCATGACCGATGGGCCGAACTTGATCGTCTGGCCGACCTACGTGTGCGTTTTCTCGACGAGACCGGCGCGTTCATCGACGCCAAGCCTTATTCGACAGCGGCCTATGGCGACCCCACGCCGCTGATGCACGAGATCCGACGCGAAGGCTTGGATCTGTGA
- a CDS encoding thiamine pyrophosphate-requiring protein — MTVSDFVWSRLGEWGLKRVFGYPGDGVGGLDLALERAKEKMAYVQVRHEEMAAFMASAHAKFTGEVGLCYATSGPGAIHLLTGLYDAKMDHVPVVAIVGQQARTAIGAHYQQEVDLQALFKDVASEYVVTAMVPEQIRHCIDRAVRIAATTRSVTCVIIPNDLQELAYKDPPLVHGTTHTGVGYAGPAKLPEQSLLHQAADVLNAGKKVAILVGSGALGATDEVIAIAEKLQAGVSKALLGKAVLPDSLPWCTGGLGLLGTKPSWDLMQECDTLLMIGSSFPYSEFLPKPGTARGVQIDLDGTRLSLRYPMEINMVGDSATALKALLPLLEQKKPGSWRKEIESNVEAWWKTLEDRAMQPANPINPQRIFWEASKRLPENCIMTGDSGSVANWYGRDIKMRRGMMGSLSGSLASLGAATPYAVAAKFAFPDRVVLAFIGDGAMQMNGLNVMITISKYWREWSNPKLIVMVLNNQDLNQVTWEERVQLGSGKTESTQAIPDFAYDKYAELLGLKGIVVRDPEKLGAAWDEAFAADRPVIMNVYADPNVPPLPPHITFKDAKNFLTMMATEPELGSVLKNSAKELLASVLPSKH, encoded by the coding sequence ATGACCGTCAGCGATTTCGTGTGGAGCCGTCTCGGCGAGTGGGGCTTGAAGCGGGTGTTCGGCTATCCGGGTGACGGCGTTGGCGGGCTCGATTTGGCGCTTGAGCGAGCCAAAGAGAAGATGGCCTACGTCCAGGTGCGGCACGAGGAAATGGCCGCGTTCATGGCATCGGCGCATGCTAAGTTCACTGGCGAGGTCGGGCTTTGTTACGCAACGTCCGGACCCGGCGCGATCCATCTGTTGACTGGCCTTTACGACGCCAAGATGGACCATGTACCGGTAGTGGCGATCGTGGGCCAGCAGGCGCGCACAGCGATCGGCGCACATTATCAGCAGGAGGTCGACCTCCAGGCGTTGTTCAAGGACGTCGCCAGCGAATATGTCGTGACGGCGATGGTGCCAGAGCAGATCAGGCACTGTATCGACCGCGCAGTGCGGATCGCTGCGACAACGCGCAGTGTGACCTGCGTTATCATTCCGAACGACCTGCAGGAACTTGCATACAAAGATCCACCACTCGTCCACGGTACCACGCACACTGGTGTGGGTTATGCAGGCCCGGCGAAGCTTCCGGAGCAGTCGCTGCTGCATCAGGCCGCGGACGTCCTGAACGCTGGCAAGAAGGTCGCGATCCTGGTGGGGTCGGGTGCCCTCGGTGCGACAGACGAGGTAATCGCAATCGCTGAGAAGCTGCAGGCGGGTGTCTCGAAGGCGCTGCTCGGGAAGGCGGTACTTCCCGATTCCCTCCCCTGGTGCACAGGCGGGCTCGGGCTGCTTGGGACCAAGCCTTCCTGGGACCTCATGCAGGAATGCGATACGCTCCTGATGATTGGCTCTTCTTTTCCATATAGCGAGTTCCTGCCGAAGCCGGGCACGGCACGCGGTGTGCAGATCGATCTAGACGGTACAAGACTTAGCCTGCGCTATCCAATGGAAATCAACATGGTGGGCGACTCCGCTACCGCGTTGAAGGCGCTACTGCCGCTGCTTGAGCAGAAGAAGCCCGGAAGCTGGCGCAAGGAGATCGAGAGCAACGTCGAAGCATGGTGGAAGACACTCGAGGACCGCGCCATGCAGCCGGCCAATCCGATCAATCCGCAACGGATCTTCTGGGAGGCGTCGAAACGCCTGCCGGAGAACTGCATCATGACCGGTGACAGCGGCTCGGTCGCAAACTGGTATGGCCGCGACATCAAGATGCGTCGCGGCATGATGGGATCGCTGTCCGGCAGTCTGGCCTCGCTCGGTGCGGCGACGCCCTATGCGGTGGCAGCAAAATTCGCGTTTCCTGACCGTGTGGTGCTGGCCTTCATCGGCGACGGCGCCATGCAGATGAATGGCCTGAACGTAATGATTACCATTTCCAAATACTGGAGGGAGTGGTCGAACCCGAAGCTGATCGTGATGGTTCTTAATAACCAGGACCTGAACCAGGTCACGTGGGAGGAACGCGTCCAGCTCGGTTCCGGCAAGACAGAATCGACCCAGGCCATCCCAGATTTCGCCTACGACAAATATGCCGAACTGCTCGGTCTCAAGGGCATCGTCGTGCGTGACCCGGAGAAGCTGGGTGCCGCCTGGGACGAGGCATTCGCCGCCGACCGCCCGGTCATCATGAACGTTTATGCCGATCCGAACGTGCCGCCGCTACCGCCGCACATCACCTTCAAGGACGCCAAGAACTTCCTGACCATGATGGCTACCGAACCGGAGCTCGGCAGCGTGCTCAAGAACAGTGCCAAGGAGCTATTGGCTAGCGTCCTGCCCAGCAAGCACTGA
- a CDS encoding tyrosine-type recombinase/integrase, with the protein MTDHQNGVSMRVTLIEQEATQKVISFNDGHVPVLVVAAGERAGIRFLEFFASAIRNPHTRRAYLRAVRDFLAWCETMGVSSVAGVQPLHVASWIELQTRERSAPTVKLHLAALRHLFDWLVTGQVIPTNPAASVRGPAHSVRKGKTPVLDPLEARQLLDSIDVSTPIGLRDRALIGLMVFSFARVGAALAMRVEDVFVQNRRLWVHLREKGGKRHEMPCHHTLEAYLHAYLETTGIAKDPKGPLFRTIGRGTGRLSRTPLPQANAYLMVQRRTLAAGIGTRIGNHSFRATGITAYLKNGGTLENAAAMANHASTRTTQLYDRRRDDISLDEVERIRV; encoded by the coding sequence ATGACTGATCACCAGAATGGGGTTTCCATGCGCGTCACGCTCATTGAGCAGGAAGCGACCCAGAAGGTCATTTCCTTCAATGATGGTCACGTGCCCGTTCTCGTTGTGGCCGCCGGTGAACGTGCCGGAATCCGGTTTCTTGAGTTCTTTGCTTCGGCGATCCGCAATCCGCACACCCGGCGAGCCTATTTGCGCGCGGTCAGAGACTTCCTTGCCTGGTGCGAGACGATGGGCGTGTCCTCGGTTGCTGGGGTGCAGCCGTTACACGTAGCTAGCTGGATAGAGCTGCAGACCCGGGAGCGATCGGCGCCCACCGTGAAGCTGCACTTGGCCGCGCTCCGCCATCTGTTCGACTGGCTGGTCACCGGCCAGGTGATACCCACCAACCCAGCCGCCTCGGTCCGTGGCCCGGCGCATAGCGTACGCAAGGGCAAGACGCCGGTGCTGGATCCGCTTGAGGCCCGGCAGTTGCTCGACAGCATTGACGTCTCGACCCCAATCGGGCTGCGGGACCGGGCGCTGATTGGGCTGATGGTCTTCAGCTTTGCGCGGGTTGGGGCGGCGCTGGCCATGCGGGTGGAAGACGTCTTCGTGCAAAACCGCAGGCTCTGGGTGCACCTGCGCGAGAAGGGCGGCAAGCGACACGAGATGCCCTGCCACCATACGCTTGAGGCCTACCTGCACGCCTATCTGGAGACGACCGGGATCGCTAAGGATCCAAAGGGGCCGCTGTTCCGGACCATTGGTCGCGGTACCGGGCGGTTGAGCCGGACCCCCCTTCCTCAGGCAAATGCCTACCTCATGGTGCAGCGGCGCACGCTGGCGGCTGGCATCGGCACTCGGATCGGCAATCACAGCTTCCGAGCAACGGGGATTACCGCCTACTTGAAGAACGGCGGGACGCTAGAGAATGCAGCCGCCATGGCCAACCATGCCAGCACCCGGACCACCCAACTCTATGACCGTAGGCGGGATGATATCAGTCTTGATGAGGTTGAACGGATCAGAGTGTAG